A window of the Streptomyces griseochromogenes genome harbors these coding sequences:
- a CDS encoding NAD(P)-dependent malic enzyme encodes MAAEIVNPRSDSSTDQDGGAEPLDSFDPVFALHRGGKMAVQATVPVRDKDDLSLAYTPGVARVCTAIAEQPELVNDYTWKSSVVAVVTDGTAVLGLGDIGPQASLPVMEGKAILFKQFGGVDAVPIALDCTDVDDIVETVVRLAPSFGGVNLEDISAPRCFEIERRLQERLDIPVFHDDQHGTAVVTLAALRNAARLSRREIGQLRAVISGAGAAGVAIAKMLVEAGIGDVAVADRKGVVSADREDLTPVKRELAGFTNKAGITGSLEKALAGADVFIGVSGGTVPEEAVASMAEGAFVFAMANPNPEVHPDVAHKYAAVVATGRSDFPNQINNVLAFPGIFAGALQVRATRITEGMKIAAAEALAAVVGDDLAADYVIPSPFDERVAPAVTAAVAAAARAEGVARR; translated from the coding sequence GTGGCAGCGGAGATCGTCAATCCTCGCAGCGACAGCAGTACGGATCAGGACGGCGGGGCCGAGCCCCTCGATTCCTTCGATCCGGTGTTCGCGCTGCACCGCGGCGGCAAGATGGCCGTGCAGGCCACCGTGCCGGTCCGTGACAAGGACGACCTTTCCCTCGCGTACACGCCCGGCGTCGCGCGCGTGTGCACCGCGATCGCGGAGCAGCCGGAGCTGGTCAACGACTACACATGGAAGTCCTCGGTGGTCGCCGTCGTGACCGACGGCACGGCCGTGCTCGGGCTCGGGGACATCGGTCCCCAGGCCTCCCTCCCCGTGATGGAGGGCAAGGCGATCCTGTTCAAGCAGTTCGGCGGCGTGGACGCGGTGCCGATCGCGCTCGACTGCACGGACGTCGACGACATCGTCGAGACCGTGGTCCGGCTCGCTCCCTCCTTCGGCGGAGTGAACCTGGAGGACATCTCGGCACCCCGGTGCTTCGAGATCGAGCGCCGGCTGCAGGAGCGCCTCGACATCCCGGTCTTCCACGACGACCAGCACGGTACGGCCGTCGTGACGCTGGCGGCGCTGCGCAACGCGGCGCGGCTCAGCCGACGAGAGATCGGGCAGCTGCGCGCCGTCATCTCGGGCGCCGGCGCGGCCGGTGTCGCCATCGCCAAGATGCTGGTCGAGGCCGGCATCGGGGACGTGGCGGTGGCGGACCGCAAGGGCGTCGTGTCCGCGGACCGCGAGGACCTGACGCCGGTCAAGCGGGAGCTGGCCGGTTTCACCAACAAGGCGGGCATCACCGGCTCGCTGGAGAAGGCCCTCGCGGGCGCCGACGTCTTCATCGGCGTCTCCGGCGGTACGGTCCCGGAGGAGGCCGTCGCCTCCATGGCTGAGGGCGCCTTCGTGTTCGCGATGGCCAACCCGAACCCGGAGGTGCACCCGGACGTCGCGCACAAGTACGCGGCGGTCGTCGCGACCGGGCGCTCGGACTTCCCGAACCAGATCAACAACGTGCTGGCCTTCCCCGGGATCTTCGCGGGCGCGCTGCAGGTGCGGGCCACGCGGATCACGGAGGGCATGAAGATCGCCGCCGCGGAGGCGCTGGCCGCTGTGGTCGGGGACGACCTCGCCGCCGACTACGTCATTCCGTCGCCGTTCGACGAGCGGGTCGCTCCGGCCGTGACCGCGGCTGTGGCTGCTGCCGCTCGTGCCGAGGGCGTTGCGCGTCGCTGA